The Amblyomma americanum isolate KBUSLIRL-KWMA chromosome 3, ASM5285725v1, whole genome shotgun sequence genome window below encodes:
- the LOC144125556 gene encoding uncharacterized protein LOC144125556 codes for MEASVLFLVLSIALDMGQAKHHSRYEITDLVKIFEAFSSSVAMFDEDLDGDLDCLSAVRTDMDNETQTASFLWMLKGQNGYVNKNFTVHWKPGATLDEPLFRIDNSNGPWETADFLYTDYKDCIVMDFPYNGIKQCLLWITEEHKADVPQNCIDRFKEICDLKKIVFDEGSCSAL; via the exons A TGGAGGCAAGCGTGTTATTTCTGGTACTCTCTATTGCGCTGGACATGGGACAAGCGAAACACCATTCACGTTATGAAATCACGGATCTTGTGAAG ATATTCGAAGCGTTTTCGTCATCTGTCGCCATGTTCGACGAGGACCTAGACGGAGACCTGGACTGCCTGTCTGCTGTCCGTACCGACATGGACAACGAGACCCAGACAGCGAGTTTCCTGTGGATGCTCAAAGGACAAAACGGATATGTTAA CAAAAACTTCACTGTGCATTGGAAGCCAGGAGCGACGCTAGATGAACCTCTCTTCCGAATAGACAACT CTAACGGCCCGTGGGAAACTGCCGATTTTCTTTACACGGACTACAAGGACTGCATTGTAATGGACTTTCCATACAATGGGATAAAAC AATGCTTGCTCTGGATTACGGAGGAACACAAGGCCGACGTCCCCCAAAACTGCATAGACCGATTCAAAGAGATCTGCGACCTGAAAAAGATTGTCTTCGACGAAGGCAGCTGCAGTGCTTTGTAA